The nucleotide sequence TATTTTAAATACTGAAATTCAAGAATTCATAGATGATAATATTAATTCAGATGTAGCCTCTTTATTATTTAAAAAAAAATCTTTTAGTAATGTTGAATTAAAAGAGGTTATTGAACAGATTGAAGCCAAAAGAAAATGTAAAACAAAACTACCAACTTGGTTTAAAACTTCTAATATTTATTATCCGAACAAGTTAAATATTGAGCAAACATCTTCAGAAATTACCGCAGATTACAAATCCAGATTAATGAATGGCAACTCCATTATTGACATTACAGGTGGCTTTGGAGTTGATTGCTTTTTCTTTTCAAAATATTTTGAAGAAGTAACGCATTGCGAAATTGATAAAAACTTATCCAAAATTGTGTCTCACAATTACAATCAATTAGAAGCAAATAATACAAAAACATTAAATGTAGATGGAATTGAGCATATACAGCAAGTTGAAAAAACTTGTGATTGGATTTATATTGACCCATCCAGAAGGCATGACAGCAAAGGGAAAGTTTTCTACCTCAAAGATTGCTTACCAAATGTTCCTGAACATTTAGACTTACTTTTTAAGTACACTAATAATGTATTAGTAAAAGCTTCTCCA is from Pontimicrobium sp. SW4 and encodes:
- a CDS encoding class I SAM-dependent methyltransferase, producing the protein MNNSILNTEIQEFIDDNINSDVASLLFKKKSFSNVELKEVIEQIEAKRKCKTKLPTWFKTSNIYYPNKLNIEQTSSEITADYKSRLMNGNSIIDITGGFGVDCFFFSKYFEEVTHCEIDKNLSKIVSHNYNQLEANNTKTLNVDGIEHIQQVEKTCDWIYIDPSRRHDSKGKVFYLKDCLPNVPEHLDLLFKYTNNVLVKASPMLDISIGISEIKHTKAIHIVAVNNEVKEVLFMLNKGHKDEIAIDTINIKGEKKETFSFLYSTELNAKANFSLPLTYLYEPNAAILKSGAFKTIAQELNINKLHQHSHLYTSNALIDFPGRIFKIVKHIPYNKKAIKKILGNSKVNITTRNFSESVSELRKKFNMKDGGESYAFFTTNISDEKIVLVCEKL